GCCTAACCGTAGCAATGGTAATAGGCCCGTATTTAATGTAATACATTTCAGCTGGTTCTTCTTTATATACAACCTCAAGGTCTGACAAACTTGTGTAACATCTTGGACACCAATTAACAGCTCTTTTTCCCCGATAAATCCACCCCTTTTTATAATAATGTAAAAAGGCCTCTTTAACTGCAAGAGAATAATCTTTATCCATAGTGAATCTGGTTTTGGACCAATCGCAAGAGCAGCCCAATTTTTTTAACTGGTCTAAAATAATATCTCCGTATTTATCTTTCCATTTCCATATTTCCTTGATGAATTTTTCTCGGCCCAAATCAAATCTGGTTAAGCCCTCTTTTTTAAGTTTTTTCTCAACTACGTTTTGGGTAGCAATTCCGGCGTGGTCTGTTCCAGGGAGCCAAAGGGCTTTAAATCCCTGCATTCTTTTCCAACGAATTAGAGTATCTTGAATAACTGCATTCAGAGCATGGCCCATATGAAGTCCGCCAGTAACATTTGGTGGAGGGATAACAATTGTATATGGCTTTTTGTGGCGTTTGGGAAGTTTATCTGGATTGAAAAAACCACTCTTAAGCCAGAGCTTATAGATTCTGTCTTCAACGTCTTTAGGACTATAAGTTTTAGATAGTTTCATGTAGGTTCATTTTAACATATTTTTAAATTAGCATCAGCTTTAATTTTCTTCCAGGGTTTGCCCTTTCCTTTGAGCCAATTGAAATATCCTGCTATTCCTATCATTACTGCATTGTCAGTACAGAACTTAAAACTTGGAACCTGAAACCTGAAACTTAATTTTTCTTTTTGAATTCTTCGTTGGAATTGCTTACGGAGTTCTTTATTGGCTGAAACGCCGCCCCCTAAAATTATGCTTTCCGCTTTATAATCTTTTGCTGCTTTGATGGTTTTTTTAACCAGGACATCAATAATTGCTTGTTGAGTTTCTTTACACATTTCCCGAATATATTTCTTACTTTTTCTTATCCTTTGGGGCTGGGTTTTAAAATTATACAAAACAGCAGTTTTCAGGCCAGAGAAACTAAAATCATAATTTTTCTGCTTTATCATCGGCCTCGGCAAACTGACAGAGGACGGGCCTCTGTTCGTTCTGCTCGCTTCAATGGCGATAGCTGGTCCTCCGGGATATTCAAGGCCTAAAATCTTAGCTACTTTGTCAAAACATTCTCCTGCCGCGTCATCCCTTGTTTCTCCAAGAATTTTGTATTTCCCAAAATCTTTCATTAATATCAATTGCGTATGCCCCCCGCTTACCACTAAACAAATCGCCGGAAATAACTGTTCTTTGTTCTTTGTTTTTTGTTCTTTGATGAAGTTGGCAAAGATGTGCGCTTCAATATGGTTAACTGGTACAATCGGCAAATTCCAGAAATTCGCCAGGGCTTTGGCAAAGTTTACTCCTACCCACAAACAAGGCTCCAAGCCAGGCCCAACGGTTACTGTGATTAAATCAATTTTAGGGTTTTTTGCTTTCTTTAATGCTTTTTCCAACACAAGAGGCAGATTCTTTTGGTGTTCTCTTTTGGCTAGAGTAGGGTATACTCCTCCCCATTTTTTATGAATTTCTACTTGCGAAGAAACAATATTTGATAAAATATTAAAACGAGGACGTCTTTGTCCTTTTGCTTCTATAATTGCTACGCAAGTATCATCGCAGGATGTCTCTATTGATAAAATATTCATATTCCATTATCTTATCTAAAAACTTGATTTTTTTCAATTTTTATGATAGAATAAAAAATAAATTGGCCCCATCGTCTAGTGGTTAGGACATTTGATTTTCAATCAAAAAACCGGGTTTCGACTACCCGTGGGGCCGCAAAAATTAAAAATACCACAAAAAAGCCCAAAGGGCTTGACAAAATATATAGGTATGCTATAATACAGGTGTACTTTGAAAATTAAACAATGGGTGTAAATGGTAACCTTTTAAAGAAAGAGAGGTAGTAAAATGAAACGCTTAATTTTGACAATCACAATAGGATTAGTACTGATTGGCATTAACACAGATGTGGCAAATGCACAAGTTAACTGGGGATACATTGCACGGAGTGAAGTGACACGTCATACCGGATGTTTTCCACGTATAGGTGGCGGCTATAATTTGTCGCGTCTAATACGTGGTGGGTTCGGTGGCCGCCGCTATTATGGCGGATATGGCTGTGGGCGTGATCGTACGCTCAGGAGAGTAGTAGGTTATGGCGGATTAGCAATGGATGTGCTTCAAATGCTAGACCAGAATTCAGCAAACAATCGAGTATTAAACAGTCAGATATCAGCAACCAATCGAACGCTGACTATGGCTGAAAGAGAACAGCGGTTTAGGCATCAACAAATCAGAACCCGGAACAATAGGGTCTTGGTGAGAAAAGGGTCAATAGCCCAGGGAAACGAAGAACTTCGGAAAGAAGTAGAGAAGTTAAGGCTGGAAGTGGAGAAATTAAATCTCCAGCAAGAAATCAAGAAAGAAGCGGAAAAACAATAACACATTACACCCGCAACACAAAGTACCAGGGCGATCCCAAAATATTGGATCGCCTCTTTTTTTTCTAAAAAAAGTGCTATTATACAGGATATAATGGAACAAAAAAATTACTATCTTAAAATTGGCAGAGCTACAGATTTAAAAAATCCAAGAGAGA
This genomic interval from Patescibacteria group bacterium contains the following:
- the tsaD gene encoding tRNA (adenosine(37)-N6)-threonylcarbamoyltransferase complex transferase subunit TsaD, which encodes MNILSIETSCDDTCVAIIEAKGQRRPRFNILSNIVSSQVEIHKKWGGVYPTLAKREHQKNLPLVLEKALKKAKNPKIDLITVTVGPGLEPCLWVGVNFAKALANFWNLPIVPVNHIEAHIFANFIKEQKTKNKEQLFPAICLVVSGGHTQLILMKDFGKYKILGETRDDAAGECFDKVAKILGLEYPGGPAIAIEASRTNRGPSSVSLPRPMIKQKNYDFSFSGLKTAVLYNFKTQPQRIRKSKKYIREMCKETQQAIIDVLVKKTIKAAKDYKAESIILGGGVSANKELRKQFQRRIQKEKLSFRFQVPSFKFCTDNAVMIGIAGYFNWLKGKGKPWKKIKADANLKIC